The genomic DNA TTTACGACAAATTCGATGCTGTTTCTGTAAACGCAGCAAGTATTGGGCAAGTTCATAAAGCAGAAAAAGATGGCAAAAAATTAGCTGTAAAAATTCAATATCCTGGTGTTGCAGATAGTATTGCTTCAGACTTGTCTTTAGTAAAACCAATTGCTGTTAAAATGTTTAATATTAGAGGAAAAGATTCTGATAAATATTTTGAAGAAGTAGAAAACAAGTTAGTTGAAGAAACCAATTACATTTTAGAAGTTGAACAAAGTAAAGAAATTGTAGCTGCTTGTAAACACATTCCGAACTTAAATTTCCCTGAATATTATTCAGATTTATCTTCAGATAGAATTATTACAATGGACTGGATGAATGGTGTTCACTTATCTGAATTTTCTACAGACAAGCAAGAAACCTCTAATAAACTAGGACAAGCTTTGTGGGATTTTTACATGTTTCAAATGCATAAATTGAAAAAAGTACATGCAGACCCGCATCCTGGGAACTTTTTAGTTTCACCAGAAGACGAATTAATTGTAATCGATTTTGGCTGTATGAAAACCATTCCAATGGAATTTTATACGCCTTATTTTGAATTAGCTAAGCCCGAAAACATTTCTGACCCTGTTCTTTTTGAACAAAAACTATATGAATTAGAAATATTAAGAGAAGATGATTCTAAAGAAGAATTAGACTTTTTTAGAGCCATGTTTCATGAAATGTTGAGTCTTTTTACACAACCATTAAATAAAGAAGTTTTCGATTTTTCAGATGAAGAGTTTTTCGGTAAAATATCTGATCTAGGTAGCAAATATGCAAAAAGTACGGAGTTAAAAAACATGAATGGAAACAGAGGTTCTAAGCACTTTATTTATATAAACAGAACCTTTTTCGGCTTGTATAATTTAATGCACGATTTAAAAGCTAAAAATGTAAAAATCAATAATTTTAAATCTTTGTAATGGCATTTTTTACTTTTAAGCAAATACAAGATTTAGAAAAAATTTATAAAATAAATTTAATAAATAGTTGTTCTGGTTTTAAATCGGCTAATTTACTAGGTTCCATATCTGAAGAAGGAATTGCAAACGTTGCCGTTTTTAGCTCAGTTACCCATTTAGGCTCTAATCCCCCAACCTTAGGCTTTATATT from Polaribacter sp. ALD11 includes the following:
- a CDS encoding AarF/ABC1/UbiB kinase family protein, producing MKTIDSIPTSKIQRASKLVTTGAKIGVNYLKYYGDKLTKTELEAKARLNENNAEDIYDGLKTLKGSALKVAQMLSMEKSILPKAYVEKFSLSQFSVPPLSPALVIKTFKRYFGKNPSEIYDKFDAVSVNAASIGQVHKAEKDGKKLAVKIQYPGVADSIASDLSLVKPIAVKMFNIRGKDSDKYFEEVENKLVEETNYILEVEQSKEIVAACKHIPNLNFPEYYSDLSSDRIITMDWMNGVHLSEFSTDKQETSNKLGQALWDFYMFQMHKLKKVHADPHPGNFLVSPEDELIVIDFGCMKTIPMEFYTPYFELAKPENISDPVLFEQKLYELEILREDDSKEELDFFRAMFHEMLSLFTQPLNKEVFDFSDEEFFGKISDLGSKYAKSTELKNMNGNRGSKHFIYINRTFFGLYNLMHDLKAKNVKINNFKSL